In the Candidatus Binatia bacterium genome, TCGTGTTGGTGGGTAAGACAAACGTTCCGGAGTTCGGCCCGATCCCGAGTACCGAGCCTTTGGCATACGGACCCACCCGGAACCCTTGGAGTTTGGAGCACTCGCCGGGAGGTTCCAGCGGCGGCTCGGCAGCGGCGGTTGCGGCTCGGATGGTCGCGGTAGCACACGGTAACGATGGCGGGGGTTCGATCCGGATCCCCGCTAGCGCCACCGGACTTTTTGGGTTGAAGCCAAGCCGTGGCCGAGTCTCTCTGGGACCAGAGTGGGGCGATTTATGGGATGGTGCTGTTGCCGAACATGTGCTCACAGTATCGGTTCGCGACTCGGCGGCGATTCTGGATTGGATTAGCAGGCCGATGCCCGGAGACCCTGTTGTTGCTCCGCCGCCCTCGAGGTCGTTTGCCGAGGCTGCTCGTAGTGTTCCTCCACCGCTTCGCATCGGTTACCTCGACCACGTGCCAAGTGGATGGGCTACGGTGCATCCTGATTGCAAGGAGGCGGTCAGGAGCGCGGCCAAGCTTTTGGAACAACTAGGGCACCATGTAGAGGAAGCGTACCCGCTGGCGCTGCAAGAGGCTGCGTTGCAGCAGCACTTCGGCACCATTGTAATGGCATCGCTGGCGGCAGAAATAGCCCACTGGTTAGAGCTGATTGGGGATCCGCCCTGCGATGACGATTTTGAGCCGCATACGAAGTACCTCCTGGCCGGAGGGCGGGAAATTTCGGCAGTCCGTTGGATCGAATCGCATGTTTGGCTGCAGCGTTTTGCCCGACGTGTTTTGAGCTGGTGGGAGTCAGGGTTCGATGTGTTGCTGACTCCCACGATGGCGGAGCCACCGCCTCGGCTGGGAGAGATGTGTGCGACGCCAGAGGACCCGATGCGCGGCTTTCAGCGCAGCATCCCAATGGTTGCGTTTACGGCTCCGTTCAACGTGACTGGCCAGCCGGCGGCTTCGTTGCCTCTACACTGGGCTCCCTCGGGGCTCCCGATCGGCGTGCAGATCGTGGCCGCCTACGGGCGTGAGGACTTGCTCTTCTCGTTGGCGGCGCAGGTGGAAGAAGCCCGCCCCTGGATTGGGCGTCAACCGCCGCTTTGCGCAAAGAGCGGAAGATCGTAACGTTGCGACGGAGGGAGGAAGGTGACCTTCGAAACGCTCTTATACGAAGAGAAAGATGGCGTTGCGTGGGTGACGCTGAATCGTCCCGAACGGCTCAATGCGTTCAACGCAAAGATGCAACAAGAGTTGCATGACCTTTGGCGCTCCCTTCGGGAACGTGACGAGGTGCGCTGTGTGGTCCTAACCGGTGCGGGGGAGAAGGCCTTTTGCACAGGGATCGATCGTGACGAGGTGCTGGGCGAACAGAAGCGCGCGGACGCAGTGCGAGTTGGCGCGGCTTCCTCGCCCTTTATGTTCGATGATCCTGCCGCGTACATTGGCCCGAAGACGTGTGATTTGTGGAAACCAGTGATTGCAGCAGTTAACGGGATGGCGTGCGGCGGTGCGTTTTACCTTCTCGGCGAGGTCGAGTTCATCATTGCCGCTGACCACGCGACGTTCTTCGACCCGCATGTCACCTACGGAATGGCGGCAGTGTTCGAGCCGATGCACATGCTGCAAAAAATGC is a window encoding:
- a CDS encoding amidase, coding for MSGVWIDGDATEQAAAVRAGEVKAEELVEAAIARIEELNPQINAVVIPLFERALEAARQPLPAGPFRGVPFLLKDLLCHTAGDPFHCGSNYLKRRNFRATQDTYLAQRFRAAGFVLVGKTNVPEFGPIPSTEPLAYGPTRNPWSLEHSPGGSSGGSAAAVAARMVAVAHGNDGGGSIRIPASATGLFGLKPSRGRVSLGPEWGDLWDGAVAEHVLTVSVRDSAAILDWISRPMPGDPVVAPPPSRSFAEAARSVPPPLRIGYLDHVPSGWATVHPDCKEAVRSAAKLLEQLGHHVEEAYPLALQEAALQQHFGTIVMASLAAEIAHWLELIGDPPCDDDFEPHTKYLLAGGREISAVRWIESHVWLQRFARRVLSWWESGFDVLLTPTMAEPPPRLGEMCATPEDPMRGFQRSIPMVAFTAPFNVTGQPAASLPLHWAPSGLPIGVQIVAAYGREDLLFSLAAQVEEARPWIGRQPPLCAKSGRS
- a CDS encoding enoyl-CoA hydratase/isomerase family protein — its product is MTFETLLYEEKDGVAWVTLNRPERLNAFNAKMQQELHDLWRSLRERDEVRCVVLTGAGEKAFCTGIDRDEVLGEQKRADAVRVGAASSPFMFDDPAAYIGPKTCDLWKPVIAAVNGMACGGAFYLLGEVEFIIAADHATFFDPHVTYGMAAVFEPMHMLQKMPFHEIMRLSLLGNHERMSAKRAYEIGLVSEVVPMAELRAAAAWAAQAIASAPPRAIQATVRALWTARELSRSQALALGFAFIGLGTDRAALEAGQAQFRSGKRIQWKLR